TACAGTTTTGTAGTCTGTTTTATATGTTTTGTAGTTTTCCTTGCTGGTGCTTCATTTGGGCTATTGTAACTTTCAGACCATTGAGAATGAACTGtacacagctgcaggctgctttctgtttcaggtTTCTGATTTGTCTAGTGCAAAGATCAAAGACACAAATGGAGAAAATTGGAGCAGCCCAAACCACCTCAGATTTATTATCTCATGTATTCTTAATCTATGTCTTTAAAACCAAAATTGTTCTTGGTTTTAAGtgtaattgttttcttctgtggtaTAATGCATGAGTTGTGTAAGGAAATGATTTAAAAGGACTGCTGTCTTATCTTTACATAAGCAATGTCTAGGATGACTCGGTTTTAATGTTGTTAATTGCTAAGGTACTACTGATGACTAAAATAAAatccctgtttttcttttacgACTGCATTCAGAACCCTTTAGAACATTCAGCATTCCAGATGGATCTTACCCAGTGCCAACCATGACTTCTACGCCACTGTCTGTCTCTCACAGTCACTTTGCaattccttctcctcctccacttccttctgctgcaccATCTGGTGTTGATGCTAGTAATTCAGCAGTTGAACTTATAAAACAACGTCGTGCTGCAAGAAACAGTGCTTCAACTACAGGTGATAGTGCTGATCCCCAGAGGATGAAGAACGTTCCTAGTATGATGGATGTTTTGAAAGATCTAAACAAAGTTCAGTTGCGTGCTGTTGAGAGGTAAGTTGAATTGAATGTGTACCTGAGTTACCCAAGTTTATGCAGTCATCGCAGCAgttaaagcagcagcagagaacacCAAGATAAAACATCATTTAACAAGAAGCTAGTATTGACAAACATAAGTTTGTAATGTTTAAGTTCTTAGATTGGAATGTAAGATACTCATGGTGTGGCTTTTagatcaatttaaaaaatgctgagcatcgcagcttttaaaaatagtgtcCTACATTAGTATACAAGTCTCAGGTTGTTTGAGTccttggtgtgtgtgtgtgtcttgtTTCAAGACTGAGtctatttgaaaataacttATGACGTTGCCTACAGAGTTGCTggaaactgctttgaaaaataagctttttacATTCACTGTGAAAGGACGTATCTTTTGGGAAACACTAGGAACTAGCTTAACATATCCAAAATattctgctctttcctttgaACTGTTAAATACATGATGTGTCTTATTGAAGATGTTTCATGAATTTAAATAGTGCAATTGTGCTGTAATACTTTTCATACTCTACTATTTTGATTTTAAGCACTGTTGACAGGTTACAAAAATTCCTTACTAAAGCCTGTAACATGTCTTCGTGACAGTGTTGGTCTGCTATGCTAGATGTGATAAAGGGTTGTCAGATGTCTTTTCTGAACTTCTGGAGTTGAAAAAGTGTGCAAGAACAACTGAATCTCTAACGAATAAGAGAATATTGGCGAGAAGGTTCAAGCTCTACTGCCTTACCACCAACATTCCccgttgtgggccaacatcttaaaataggaggcgttactttcagagtagtgcttgtatgttttcttccatATCATTTCACGTAgtatggaagaagaaagtgagaagtgaaatgtttataattacagttttaatGATCATCACGTTGAGCAGGGTTATATTTAGTAGGAATTAATAGGTGTGTATCTGAAATGCTCCTGGATTTAGGCATCTACTTGAATTCTGAAGGTAGAACTTAACAATAAATTTATATCTGCGGTCCTTCCTTCTACCTTTGGGCCTAGGTTGTTGTCCAGTCTGTCAGGTAGCAGTCTGACAGCAGTTTAATGGGAATAGCACACCTCTGTTCTCCAGAGCTTAGACCCTGAGGATCTCTGCTACTACCAACTGAGCACCACCTTATGCAGTGGGCAAGTGCTCCAACAGCTTGACTGTATGTGAAAGGTGATCTCTGTCCTTCCAGGCTTCACGTTAAGTTACATTGTCTGCAACTGCCAGACTTTGAGCTCACTGTTGTCAGTGTGCACTAGGAACAATTCATTGATCTGGAAATAGCACTTTACTAGGCAAAAGTGTGAGTACTTATAGATCTGTTTCAAATATCTCAGTGGCTAGCAGGGCCCTTTATGACTTAATTTCTTGGACTAGTCACTAATTTCCATATTTATGTTGGCATTGGGATGCTAGGTGCTCTTTTGGTCTTGTATCTTTTTGCCATCTTTCAATTTTGGATTTGATGAGAATGACTTTCATAAATTAGAATACAGACTCActactttttctaattttgaCTATAAACATTTCATATTTGGATACTCAGGTGCTCACTTGGATGGAAAAACTCTTAGAAGCCTTTGTGCCAAGTTTGATAAATTTCCTTTGAtaatcatagactcatagaatagccagggttggaaaagacttctgagatcatccagtccaactgtctacctGCCACCattatttcccactaaaccatgtccctctatacaacatctaaacgtttcttgaacacctccagggtcagtaactccaccacctccctggtgGGAGTGGTGAGTGAAGTATGAAGTGAGATCAAATGTGGTTAATAAATGGGACTTTATTGTCACCTGGATGCGTATTTACTTAAATGAGGTGGTGTTTTCTCTAAATATGGTTGCTCTGAGGAATTGtataagttttcttttttttccccctctttaaTTCTTACTGAAGTTTAAATCAAATTAACATACTTCATaatctttttcaacatagtggGAATCTCCCACtaatatgctttaaaatagcTTAGAAATGTAACCTCCTACGAAAACTGTACTTCAGTTCTTTCCTTTTACGCCCATTAATTTAACACTTAATTGATTTACTGCCACTTTTCTTTAAGGAGCAGCATTTTCGAGCTAACAATCTGGCTGACAGGTTCTTAAGTGTACTGTTAGTGGTCCTGTTTGGTGAATTGCTGAAAACAATGTGAGCAGCATTATTTGTGTGACATAGGATAGGAGAGGATGTATACAAAAGTTGTGTCTTGGGATTTTAGATAGCTAAGCACATGATTATGGGCAGGAGataacacattttctttctttataggTCACCTGGAGGTACTCCCGTATCTAAaccaaagaaaaggagaagttCAGATTGGGATCCAGTTGCTCTACTAACTCACGCACTAAAACAGAAATTTGCACATAAatatgaagatgaggatgattCACTggacaaagaaaacagatctttTGATAGCTCCCCATTTTCTAGTCCAGAAATCCCACTGGTATGTTTTTATATAAGTTTTTCATATTCTTGAAAAATTTAGCACATGTATGATTGAGCTATGGACATTTGCTTGATGGTAATTAGTAGTTATTCGTGTGTAGAAATGATGGGTGTAGTTAGTAAGACTATTAATTAGCTAACtaattttacaaataaagaTATCAGGAATGTAACAGAGATGTGCCTAACACGTGCTCTGTGTTCAAAGACCAAATAAAAGCACCGGGTTTAGCATTTCTTTTGTGGTAGCATCATTGCCACAAACTGCATCTTTGTTCTGAATTAAGAATCTGAATGTTGGTGTAGAGcatctgaaaaaatacagacaattAGAAacttgttaaaaacaaaacagccacGCTTATATTGTGGATATTATAGACCATTACATTGCATGGCTAGCATACCTGATTCTAGATGGGAAGATTGAAGTTAGATCCAGGAAGAGATTGTTTATGGGTCAACTTTTGTTCCAGGTCTAACAGCTGAATTTATAGAGTCCTGGAAGAGGGACTGGAGAGCTAGCATGTTCAGGAGTAGATAAAGAAAGATGGGCTCTTTTGGTTAAAGTAGAGGCTTATCTGCAAGATTAGTATGATGAGTATGCTTATTCTAATTGTTTACCTATGAGTGTTCTGAAGAATAAATGTGCTTAAAGTAATTTCACAGGTTTACTGTCTTATCCTTCCTTGGTTAAGAGAAGTacagaacttcatttttattgtaaacATCTTTAAACTGTCTTTATTGTAAACTGTATTTCTTGTGAAGTTCTTCTCATTCAGTTTTCTTGGGTATAATTTTACCTAATGCTATTCCTGTTCCCTAGGTTGGACGTTGCAGCCTGAAGCCAAATGTAAATTCTAGCCTCATAAGAACTGACAAAGTTAAACAAGTATCAGTGTGGAAAGTGAGACCTCATATTTAACTGATGGAGGGAGACGTCTGAGGAAACTTGGTACTGTGTGTAAGTGGCAGGGCTGCTTTGTGAAACTGCTGTAATGTGTTCTAGAATGTAATCCATCCTATGCTGTTGAAGTTTGGATTGTAGGCATGTGAAATTGTCTCTTCTTCTCCTTAGTTTCCCAGCAACCGAACTTGTGAATCTGATGCTTTATGAGAAGCacacaaccaaaaaaaagtaTCTTGTTCTTATGGAACACTGTGTCTTAAACCTGGgagataaaggaaataaatgtgtgaAAGAAACATAATTATTGGTATGGCAGCTGAGATGTGTGCTGTCTCTGCACTTGAGTGTAAATAATGAAATGGTGTAATCTTTTGTTTGGAGTGTATTATGTATAGCTGACTGTATACAGCTAATGGTAGCTAACACTGTAGTGTagtttcttcagttttccttacAGTTTGTTAATACTACTCCATGTTCCATGTGCaaataatatttcaatttattttgcatcCATAGAGAAACTTTTATTTATGAAGCTTTGGTTCTAAGTACACTGCAGGCTGTCTGTTAAACGCTTGTAATATGGGGGAGTTGtcttcacacacaaaaaagactTCTTAGAGAGATCTGATAGCACGTAGTCTAACTTCTGTGTATAGATAAACCTTGTGTTATTTCTCTCATTGGTTTCTCTGTACGAAATCTTTGTTCAGAGCATATACAATAAAATTTCCTCTGTATCATAGATATGTGTGGTAGTTACATTTCTGTCTTGGAGACTGTTTTATATCTTAGGAGCTGACCATATTAGACAATTTCTTGGATTGTATCATCTGAAATTACTTAAAGGAGAGCTTGTGCTTTTCTTGCCAGAGTAGAAGGAGTTCCTTATTTACAAATTTGTTGTAATCTACTGTTTAAAGTAGCTTCCTTTGCTTAATCTTTTGGTTTTATGCATCTGGATTATTAGACAAACTTTATATCAATTGAACTGTGAATTGTATCCATTGTATGTCCTTGTGCATCTTCTATTTTCCTACCCACCAACACAATGGCATTTGGATTTCCTGTTACTGCCCAATCTAATTTGCTGAGTTGTTAGAAATTAATGTTCAAATTTTGCACTTTGGTTTTAATTTCCAAAGTTATCTTTTGACTAAAATTGGAGCTTATGGAACTATTTGTTccttaaataatgtttttcgAGATGCTTTTCCCCTGATTTTTACTAATTCTTGAACTTATCgcattctttcatttcctttcacgATCTGTAGCAACCAGactttccccttctctttgcttctaaaatatgtatttgctaCATTCTCTACATAAACAGCTATGAAATCCACATGGAACAGGCAGCTTGGCCCTCTGCTTAGTAAACTTTACCTCTTCTATCAAAGCTCTAGTTGTCTTTTGTCTGCTGCTCTGATAAAGCAGGGAGCAACAGTGAAAGAAATCCACAAGTGCCTGCAGAGGAAAACGTGAGTGTTAGTGGCTCCTGTTATGTGTAAATCTTGTGAAAGAGCTTCCTTTTGCTTCACCTCTTCTAGTGAGCAAGTTACCTCTTCTGTTATGTCAGCATTCATAGATCCAGGGGATCTCAGGATTTATGACTGCTCTGCTGAGACTGACAAACATGAAGGTGGAATTCCTACTGTGAGGAACTGAGTTAATTGGGAAGCTCTGGCTATAGTAGTCAGTCTTCTGTTGCTTTATGTGGTCAGCAGTTTCTACTCTCTTTaggaagaaatactgttttggactctctgagctgcttctgtttcttcagacAGTCTGGTCAAGAGCAGTTCCCAGTTGAAAGCTTGAATTTGAAAATGGATTCTCCTTGTTGTAGAAAAGACTTTTCTCCACAATTTCTCTTAAACCAGCAATCTAGTATCAGACTTCGGAAGCATCTACAAATGTTAGTGAGCTGTCCAGCTTAGCTGGCTCTCCAGACTACTAGGTACTATCTGATTTTTTGAGTTAGCTTACTGTGAACTGTGCTATAATGCTATAGTAGTTTGTATGGCTGATCTGCTTACTTGGAGGTGGGTGAAAAAGTCACGGGCCctgtgttcttgttttttttttttctttccagctatGTACCAGTTTCACATGTGAGGagaacagattttgtttcttgttcCAGAGAATTAGATAAGGCAAGGAACTGTGGTATACCTTGAGAACTCTGCGGGAGGCATCTAATAAAATCTATCAGTTTTCAATACTAAGAAGTTGCAAAATGTTGAACATCACAgcctaaaatgaaaatgttagcCCCAGTTGCAGAGGAGagttttctccatttcagaaTTAATGAGATTTAGCTTTGTCATCGTATTTTCTTTGACTGGAACATCTGTATCAACTCTGAAGCAACTTCTTCCTCTGTAAGAAGAATCCATGCCCTCTTGACCTGTGAATAACCTTTATTTCTCAGTGGGCAATACAACTCCTAGCAATACAGGGGTAGGTGAGAAGACTCAGGAGAATGTTCCAGCAGACTTTAGCTACCTCCATATTACCTTCTGGGTTTATCAGAGTAATTGTGAATTACATGTGTGATTATTTAAAACATGCTTGTATGAAATTTGAATAGTTTGCAGAATCAGTTCTAATGCTTAACAGAATGCCATCACTTCTCTGAAAGACAAATAGAAAAAGCTAAGCCTTACTGAAGTTTTCTGGTGGTCAATACATGAAAATTTGACATTCATCTTATCCTTGGTCAGAGGCATGATTTGATTTAGTAACTTGCaattaaattgttttaagaTGTAAAACCTTATTTTTGCAACTCTTAGGGAGAAAATacagctctttttcttctgaacaacATTGTCCTTCACATTAgtggtttacttttttttttttctcgaaGGCATGTACATTTATGATACTATACAGTTTGGCATGGAGAGTGTACTGTTATGTACAGTCCTACGTATAGTTTAAATGgtcttaatgaagaaaaagtttgttttacttatttaaatattGAGATTTCGCAAcaaactcatttattttgtaagtgaatgttattaaaataaatgttcaaaataGTATATGAGTAACTTTTCACAAAATCAGAATTAGAATAAGCTACCCTATATACAAGATCAACTAACTTCAGTGGAATCCTGACAACTGTGCTAAGGTTTTTGAAAAGAACTGATGTAAGCTGAAATACCTTTAGCATTTCAATGCAGCCATGAAGACTTGCTGGTTCTATTAAGGTTTTAATGACAACCCCCCCGAAATTGAAAGCTGACAAGGTCCAAGACTGTAAATTCATGCAGGTTTTcacaaacatttattattttatcttgttttgtatgtttttttctttcagcattagTGCCTACCATCTCAAATTTCTGCTCATGTGCCAGCCTACAGCTCATTCTTTTCCCTTGTTTAGGAAAATTATTGCCAGATACAGAAATTACTTCTTGAAGCTTTTGAAGCGTAAGTCTAGGCATTCATTATCATATTTTTTCAAAGTCCCTAAGGTGAACTTTCATAATCATCTTCGTAGAATCTAAATGGTAATTAAAGGATTTATGAGACTAAAGTCCTGataaaattcttaattttgtgattttgaGTTTTAAACAAATGAACTGATTCTTGTTTTGGAAGATACCTTGATGGG
The sequence above is drawn from the Numida meleagris isolate 19003 breed g44 Domestic line chromosome 3, NumMel1.0, whole genome shotgun sequence genome and encodes:
- the MTFR2 gene encoding mitochondrial fission regulator 2 isoform X3; the protein is MALLLHLLRRLLEYLGWPLEQAAFLEARVLGSGRAVRACFSSAAPAGERVQQLCAALRRYQAKLVQHLSPLDRVEQSVVPTPVAPSLADVLWVAHDQGQAFARFRTELWRKEKSTAYRDLHPSIDSIPSVSKNSMQKDSLVDQAALQKISALEDELTFLRTQIAAIVAAQTLGSIPPQPFRTFSIPDGSYPVPTMTSTPLSVSHSHFAIPSPPPLPSAAPSGVDASNSAVELIKQRRAARNSASTTGDSADPQRMKNVPSMMDVLKDLNKVQLRAVERSPGGTPVSKPKKRRSSDWDPVALLTHALKQKFAHKYEDEDDSLDKENRSFDSSPFSSPEIPLVGRCSLKPNVNSSLIRTDKVKQVSVWKVRPHI